Proteins from a single region of Brachyhypopomus gauderio isolate BG-103 unplaced genomic scaffold, BGAUD_0.2 sc137, whole genome shotgun sequence:
- the LOC143500206 gene encoding leukocyte immunoglobulin-like receptor subfamily A member 3 produces MYEGADSCMRPQHTTLFCYCSTERPKPVVSIDPDTHVFVGETVTLRCTKMGGSVSWWWYSWKKEGSDSVVSDAQVYIISPVTESHAGKYTCTGGSHNFYTSDAVTLTVSDKPKPTVSMSPQSSVYTGDTVTLSCEVQPSVRWTFYWYRKHAQVTDWISVYKYTKTINQKEIHVGIFKYVCYAQRGNFYTYYSDVEITVTERPTAVVSIEPDPQVFVGETVTLTCNIDGGGVTTWQYSWNEEGSYRHVHSGQVFTISDIESHRDKYTCRGTEDGGSRYSHTSDAVTLTVSAVKPKPELTSSLQGDALIGNPVTLYCKLEQSAGWRFYWSKHTQNPESETSTETSSTTISSVTPSDGGQYWCRAGRGNPVYYTHYSDALWVKVTGVPSLVSLIISPSRSQHFSGHSLSLSCEDQSHSTAWTVLQYTQNRSVSDCSSGWGSVTGSTCTISSLSTSHTGVYWCQSESGGISNPVNITVHDGDVILDSPVHPVTEGDSLTLRCLCSQTPSNLTASFYKDGSSFQTQTTGQITIPAVSKSDEGLYYCKYPESRESPHSWISVRGSGSSDVPVGLIVGLCLTLLFIILLILFWSFKKNKGLKADSFL; encoded by the exons ATGTATGAAGGTGCTGATTCCTGTATGAGACCACA ACACACCACATTATTTTGTTATTgttccacagaaagaccaaaacCTGTGGTCTCCATAGATCCTGATACACATGTATTTGTGGGAGAGACTGTCACTCTCAGATGTACCAAAATGGGAGGAAGTGTCTCCTGGTGGTGGTACAGCTGGAAGAAAGAGGGATCCGACAGTGTTGTGAGCGATGCTCAGGTGTACATAATCAGTCCTGTTACAGAGTCTCATGCAGGTAAATACACCTGTACAGGAGGATCCCACAACTTCTACACCAGTGATGCTGTTACACTGACTGTATCAG ATAAACCCAAACCAACTGTGAGCATGAGTCCTCAGAGCTCCGTCTACACTGGAGACACTGTTACTCTGAGCTGTGAGGTGCAGCCGTCTGTACGATGGACATTTTACTGGTACAGAAAACATGCTCAAGTCACAGACTGGATtagtgtatataaatacacaaaaacaataAATCAAAAAGAAATTCACGTAGGAATTTTCAAGTATGTTTGCTATGCACAGAGGGGAAACTTCTACACATATTACAGTGATGTTGAGATCACAGTAACAG aaagaccaacagcTGTGGTCTCCATAGAGCCTGATCCACAGGTATTTGTAGGAGAGACTGTCACTCTCACGTGTAACATAGATGGAGGAGGTGTCACTACGTGGCAGTACAGCTGGAATGAAGAAGGATCATACAGACATGTCCACAGTGGTCAGGTGTTCACAATCAGTGATATAGAGTCTCATAGAGATAAATACACCTGTAGAGGAACAGAGGATGGAGGATCCCGTTACTCCCACACCAGTGATGCTGTTACACTGACTGTATCAG CAGTGAAACCTAAACCTGAACTCACATCCAGCCTTCAAGGAGATGCACTGATAGGAAACCCAGTGACTCTGTACTGTAAGCTGGAGCAGTCTGCTGGGTGGAGGTTTTACtggtccaaacacacacagaacccagaGAGTGAGACCAGCACTGAAACCAGCTCCACCACCATCAGCTCAGTGACGCCCTCTGATGGAGGCCAGTACTGGTGCAGAGCTGGAAGAGGAAACccagtctactacacacactacagtgaTGCACTCTGGGTAAAGGTTACTG GTGTGCCTTCTTTAGTGTCTCTGATCATCAGTCCCAGTAGAAGTCAACACTTCAGcggtcactctctctcactgagCTGTGAGGACCAGAGTCACTCTACTGCATGGACAGTCCTGCAATACACACAGAACAGGAGTGTGTCAGATTGTTCATCAGGCTGGGGATCAGTTACAGGATCTACATGCACCATcagctctctctccacatcCCACACTGGAGTCTACTGGTGTCAGTCTGAATCTGGAGGAATCAGTAATCCTGTCAACATCACAGTGCATG ATGGTGATGTGATCCTGGACAGTCCTGTCCACCCCGTGACTGAGGGAGATTCTCTCACTCTACGATGTTTATGCAGCCAGACACCTTCAAACCTCACAGCTTCCTTCTATAAAGATGGATCATCCTTTCAGACCCAGACCACAGGACAGATAACCATCCCTGCTGTCTCAAAATCAGACGAGGGTCTTTACTACTGTAAATACCCAGAGAGTAGAGAGTCTCCACACAGCTGGATCTCAGTCAGAG GTTCTGGGTCCAGTGATGTACCAGTTGGGTTGATTGTGGGACTCTGTTTAACCCTGTTGTTCATTATCTTACTTATCTTATTCTGGAGCTTTAAGAAGAACAAAGGTTTGAAAGCAGACAGTTTCCTGTAG